A single region of the Paludibacter jiangxiensis genome encodes:
- the tsaE gene encoding tRNA (adenosine(37)-N6)-threonylcarbamoyltransferase complex ATPase subunit type 1 TsaE, producing the protein MTFQIKSLDTIRETAREFINNMGERTVFAFYGSMGAGKTTFVKAVCEELGVKDVVNSPTFAIINEYEVEGKAPIFHFDFYRINKPEEAFDFGYEDYFYSGSICFIEWPEKIESLLPENCVKVTIEEQADGSRKIEVE; encoded by the coding sequence ATGACTTTTCAAATAAAATCACTCGATACGATCCGCGAAACTGCCCGTGAATTTATCAATAACATGGGCGAACGTACGGTCTTTGCCTTCTACGGTTCGATGGGAGCCGGTAAAACTACATTCGTCAAAGCTGTATGCGAAGAGCTGGGCGTGAAAGACGTCGTAAACAGCCCCACATTTGCCATTATCAACGAATATGAGGTGGAAGGTAAGGCTCCTATATTTCACTTCGATTTTTACCGTATAAACAAGCCAGAAGAGGCTTTCGACTTCGGTTATGAAGACTATTTCTACAGCGGAAGCATTTGTTTCATCGAATGGCCCGAAAAAATAGAGTCACTTTTGCCTGAAAATTGCGTAAAAGTAACCATCGAAGAGCAGGCTGATGGGAGCCGGAAAATTGAAGTGGAATAA